Within the Bacillus sp. 2205SS5-2 genome, the region ATCTTGAAATAGAGGAGTCTGCTTTAACCGGTGAGTCTGTCCCTGTGGTAAAACAAACAGAAGCCCTTCAGGTCGATCATGTCGATTTAGGTGATATGGTAAATATGGCTTTCATGGGAACGATGGTAACGAAAGGGCATGGAGTAGGTGTGGTGACGTCAATAGGCATGAAAACAGCAATGGGACAAATCGCAGACCTATTACAATCTGCTCAATCGATGGAAACACCTCTACAACGAAGATTAGAACAACTAGGAAAAATCTTAATAACAGCCGCTTTATTGTTAACGCTCTTAGTGGTCAGTGTTGGGATACTTCAAGGTCAAGACATGTATACAATGTTTCTAGCGGGAGTTTCCTTAGCTGTTGCAGCAATACCAGAAGGATTGCCGGCCATTGTAACTGTAGCATTATCACTTGGAGTCCAAAGGATGATTCGGAAAAAGGCGATTGTTCGAAAGTTACCTGCAGTGGAAACACTTGGGTGTGCATCGGTCATTTGTTCAGATAAAACCGGGACGCTTACTCAAAATAAAATGACGGTAACACATTTATGGAGCGGAGGTCAAACCTTAACTATTTCTGGAACAGGTTATGATCCAGAAGGTTGCTTTTATGAAGGGGAAAATCGGTATTATCCATTAGAACACCCTTCTTTTCATAAACTTCTTTCATTTGGTATGCTATGTAATCATGCCAATTTACAAACAAAAGATGAAGAGTACACGATTGACGGAGACCCCACTGAAGGAGCAATGCTTGTTGCCGCCCTAAAAGCAGGATTAAATCAATCAAATCTTACAAACCAATTTACTATCGAAAAAGAGTTTCCTTTCGATTCCAGCCGAAAAATGATGAGCATCATTGTACGAGATGAACAGGAGAAACGCTATATTATTACCAAAGGTGCTCCAGATGTTCTCTTACATGAAAGTGAATCGATTATCTGGAATGGTCGAAATCAGTACTTAAATAGTGAATATACAAATTATGTGAATAAAGCAATCACAGATTTAGCTCAAGGAGCATTAAGAACGATTGCGGTAGGATATAAAGCATTACATTCAAAAGAAAATTATGTGAAAGAGTATGAAGTAGAAAAAGAGCTCACCTTTCTTGGACTTCAAGGCATGATGGATCCCCCTCGTCCAGAAGTAAAACAAGCGGTCAAGGAATGTCGTGATGCTGGAATCAAAACTGTAATGATAACAGGGGACCATGTGTTAACCGCAAAAGCCATTGCCAAGCAGCTTGGGATAATAAAAGAGAAAGAAAAAGTGTTGGATGGAAAAGCCCTCTCACTACTGGATGTTAAAGGGTTAGAAGAGGTCGTAGATGATGTGGCTGTCTTTGCACGTGTTTCACCTGAACACAAACTGAAAATAGTGAAAGCTCTTCAAAATAGAGGACATGTTGTTGCGATGACTGGAGATGGAGTCAATGATGCTCCTGCTATAAAAGCTGCAGATATTGGAATTGCTATGGGAATAACCGGAACAGACGTGGCAAAGGAAGCTTCTTCC harbors:
- a CDS encoding calcium-translocating P-type ATPase, SERCA-type, which translates into the protein MKFHEMDKRDIEKGLATNYNEGLSSERISTIRKNVGFNELTEGEKQSLFLLFVSQFKDFMVLVLLGATLISGLLGEYIDAIAIIAIVFINGILGFYQERKAERSLQALKQLSSPQILALRDNQWRKIPSREVVPGDIVKFQSGDRIGADVRLIQAINLEIEESALTGESVPVVKQTEALQVDHVDLGDMVNMAFMGTMVTKGHGVGVVTSIGMKTAMGQIADLLQSAQSMETPLQRRLEQLGKILITAALLLTLLVVSVGILQGQDMYTMFLAGVSLAVAAIPEGLPAIVTVALSLGVQRMIRKKAIVRKLPAVETLGCASVICSDKTGTLTQNKMTVTHLWSGGQTLTISGTGYDPEGCFYEGENRYYPLEHPSFHKLLSFGMLCNHANLQTKDEEYTIDGDPTEGAMLVAALKAGLNQSNLTNQFTIEKEFPFDSSRKMMSIIVRDEQEKRYIITKGAPDVLLHESESIIWNGRNQYLNSEYTNYVNKAITDLAQGALRTIAVGYKALHSKENYVKEYEVEKELTFLGLQGMMDPPRPEVKQAVKECRDAGIKTVMITGDHVLTAKAIAKQLGIIKEKEKVLDGKALSLLDVKGLEEVVDDVAVFARVSPEHKLKIVKALQNRGHVVAMTGDGVNDAPAIKAADIGIAMGITGTDVAKEASSLVLLDDNFNTIKAAIGEGRNIYENIRKFIRYLLASNVGEILVMLFAMLLALPLPLVPIQILWVNLVTDGLPAMALGLDKPEENVMKQKPRHPREGVFARGLGWKVVSRGFLIGTVTLFAFILSYNQHPNNLPYAQTVAFATLVMAQLIHVFDCRSERSVLARNPFGNKYLVWAVFSSLALMIIVIYSPALQPIFHTVSISLKDWLLILGLSSLPTFLLAGTIFASKAK